The following nucleotide sequence is from Ignavibacteriota bacterium.
CAATCGTTCTTGTTCGTTGTGAGTCATAATCAGAATTCCGTTCATGTGAATGTTCCTTCATTGGTGCAAATTCTCCAATGTCGGAAATACTGACATTTCTAAAGTGGCGAAACCCTGACATTTCTAAAGTGCTATTACACACGAAATTGGCAGAGCACTTGTTAAAAGTTCTGTAAATTCTTATCTTAGTAATATGAATACTAATATTGCCGCAATGCCCGATTGGGTTTTGGTCGATAATAGTCAAACTTGGATTGCTGAAAATTTTAAATTAGCAAAGTTACGTGGAGAACAAGATTTACATTTAGGAAACATTATAGAATACGAAACACCAATAACACCTAACACTCCATCAAATTTTTCAATATTAGTTCGCGATACTAATCTTCCTCAGAATGTAATTCTATCGTGGAATAATGTTTTTGGAACCGATAATTATGTATTACAAATCGGAGATTCACTATTCACAACACTAGCAATTGATGATTCAACACTAACAACAATCATAGACACAGTAAATTTAGAGAAGGGCAAAAAATATTTTGCACGGGTTCGTGCAAAGAATACTGCGGGAAGCAGTGATTGGTCAAATATTGAAAATTTTACGACCGGTGAAACTCAGACATTAGAAGTAACATTGAATGATAACTGGAATATGATTTCTGTTCCCATGGAATTGGTCAATACATTGAAAGATTCAATATATCCGACATCAACATCTCAGGCATTCCAGTACGATGGAGGATACATCGCACAGGAGAGCTTAAAAAATGGAATCGGATACTGGTTGAAATTTTCTGGAAACCAAACTGTATTGATTACCGGATTTCAAATTAACAACGATACGTTAGAGGTAATTGAGGGATGGAACATGATAGGAAGTATCAGTACGCCGATAGCAAGAAGCAACATATCAACAAATCCATCAAACATGCAACTATCACCATTCTTCGGATATCATAATGGTTACACAGTCAGCGATACAATACAACCCGGGAAAGCATACTGGACAAAAAGCGACGTAGCAGGACAGATAGTGTTAGATAAAAACAATACAACAACACGGGGAATTCATATTCCTCCGGTTCCCGCGTTCCGGTCAATTATCAGGCGTTGGAACGGTAAGCCTGACGCTCCGCGTCGGTAACGTTACAAGTACATTATGAGCGTGTTGCCGAATACCGAAAAGTGTCTTTGCGAGGAGCGAAGCGACGAAGCAATCCCGCATTTCGTTCTACTTTCAATAGTGAGATTGCTTCGCTGTGCTCGCAATGACCATTCGGCAACACGCTCATTATGAACCGATGGAGATACAAATATTTGAAAATGAAATACGGAAAATGCCTTCGAGCATAACATATATTCTTCTCTCCTCGATCTTCTGTTCAGCAGTACATCCTCCCACACTCAATGCCAACCGATGAGCAGATTCCTCTGATTTCCGCCTGAAATTCAATCTTCCCGCATTCCTTCCATCGTTTTCCCGCAGTTCACATTGCGTGAGTTTTTTACAAATCTTCAATAGTAAACAGGATTCAACTGTTTCATCAATTCAAACCGGCTGGCACGGTGGTTGTAATTAGAACAGCCATAACGCTGCCCCGGTACTTACTTAATTAACCAATCGCGTGCGGGCGTGTGGAAGAGTACCGGGGTGGTTATTAATAAAAGTTTTATATTTCATCAATAATTATAAGGAATACTCTTATGAAACATCTTCATCTTCTCGTGTTGTTCGCTCTGTTTGTAGCGCTTGTGGGTTGCTCGAAGGACGATGCGGTAACTCCGCCAACAACCGATGCTCAGGCAATCGAAGAAATGTTAACCTCCGTTGATTCCGTTGCGGAATTTTCCGAATCGGATGAAGCCACTATCAGTGACCCGGACGAAATGGAATGGGAAAAGTACGGCTTCAGCAAAACAACAATCCCGGTCAAAGTCTTTAAATGGGGACGTCGTGTAAACTCGGTTGATCGCGATGTTACAGTTTTTCGTGAAGGAGATTCAGTAGCGGTTGCAACCATGACAAAAGTTTTTCGGGGACATTTAGTGATTGCGGCATCGTATGAAGATACTGCCCATCATGCGGATACTATTATCCGTAAGCCCTTCAGCGAACGCGTTCAGCGAAGAGTAAAATTTATCCGTGTCGCATCTACGGATAATCCAAGACGGAATTGGAAACCCATTGCAATTTCGTTAGTAGCAGGCGGAATAGTTCCCGATTCATTAAACAAGTTTGATATTGAAAAACTCGAGGTGATCGCACCTGCGGATACTTATACAATCACGAATCCTTTACACACGTGGCTGAAACTCGGTGCAAACCGTGACCGCGTTCCGGTCGTCCGTCATGGCGATACGATGACAGTACGATTAACCGTTGTCAGTTCGGATGATTCTTCCGAAGCAGTTGCGTTCCGATGGTTCGGAGACAGAGGACACGACCGTGCCCGGATGAGAATGGTGAGCGAAACACCTACTGCAGGTGGAGTCGAACGGGTGTATGAACGAACGTTTCGTGCGCATCTTCCCTTCGGCAGATTCATCGGCAGATACAATGTCGTGCTTGATGTTCACTCGTGGGGTTCGCTCAATGATGATGCAATGCCGGTCTCAAGCGGACTTTGGGGTTTCCCGTATGATGTACGAAGAGGAAACGGTAATTAATTGATTGTTCCAAGTTCCCTGTCCTCTCTAATAGTGGGAGAGGGCAGGGGACTTTCCATTCTTTATAAGAACATGAAAAATCTTCTTTCAATATTAACAATCTGTTTGATTCTGTTCACCGGGTGTGAAAAGCCGGGACCAATCGAATTGGTTGATGAATCAACTCCGCCGCAAGCAATTGAGATTGATACGACATCAAGCAAAGATGAAGTATTGAATCCGAACAATTCAGAGATTGACTCCGGCGGTTACTTCGCGACGTTGAGCGGTCGAGCATACGGACAAATCATTATCGGTGGCGCACGATTCGATGCCGGAACGGAACATCATACCGCTTCTATTGCACAAGCGATTTTCTTCAACCAAACACAGCCTTTGATAAGAAACGGCGATACGATTGGCTATCATACGATTGATGTAGGTGAAATGAGAATTAATGATTTGACCTTGTTCAAGCCATGGAGGCGATTCCTGCTTTCATCAATTCCGCTTCGAGATACGCTCGTTGGTCCGCAATATATACTCTACAATAGAGACGGTGTGGGCGGACGCGGGTTTGAATATGAATCGAACAAAAATTATACATGGACGGCAAGCGGTGTTGGGAATATTTCTCCTTTTTCGTTCACACTCAAATCAACTCCGGTAATAAATGTCGAAGCGCCTTTATCCGGTGAAGTCGTTTCGCTCACGAAAAATTTAATGGTGAAGAT
It contains:
- a CDS encoding fibronectin type III domain-containing protein produces the protein MNTNIAAMPDWVLVDNSQTWIAENFKLAKLRGEQDLHLGNIIEYETPITPNTPSNFSILVRDTNLPQNVILSWNNVFGTDNYVLQIGDSLFTTLAIDDSTLTTIIDTVNLEKGKKYFARVRAKNTAGSSDWSNIENFTTGETQTLEVTLNDNWNMISVPMELVNTLKDSIYPTSTSQAFQYDGGYIAQESLKNGIGYWLKFSGNQTVLITGFQINNDTLEVIEGWNMIGSISTPIARSNISTNPSNMQLSPFFGYHNGYTVSDTIQPGKAYWTKSDVAGQIVLDKNNTTTRGIHIPPVPAFRSIIRRWNGKPDAPRR